A section of the Streptococcus oriscaviae genome encodes:
- a CDS encoding DUF4059 family protein: protein MLQTILSLYLQSLLLAAVAVIFVSLIWFFARMIKRTDKTLQARQEVLYDLLIINVMTIPIISFGIVGILLMLKA, encoded by the coding sequence ATGTTACAAACGATTTTAAGTCTTTATTTGCAGAGCTTGCTTCTTGCGGCAGTTGCGGTCATTTTTGTTAGCCTCATCTGGTTTTTTGCTCGGATGATAAAGCGGACAGATAAGACCCTCCAAGCCCGGCAAGAGGTACTTTACGATTTGTTGATTATAAATGTTATGACCATCCCCATTATTTCCTTTGGGATTGTCGGCATTTTACTGATGTTAAAAGCTTAG
- the trxB gene encoding thioredoxin-disulfide reductase — protein MYDTIIIGAGPAGMTAALYAARSNLKVALLERGIYGGQMNNTADIENYPGYAAISGPELAEKMFEPLEKFGVEHLFGQLVKIELDGEVKKVITEDEVLEASTVVLAMGAQHRLLGVPGEETYNSRGVSYCAVCDGAFFRDQDLLVVGGGDSAVEEAIFLTQFAKSVTIVHRRDELRAQKIIQDRAFANEKISFIWDSVVEEIQGDELKVQSVRIRNVKTSQVSEHAFGGVFIYVGLDPMSESVSDLGITDEAGWIETNDLMETKQAGVFAVGDIRKKHLRQITTAVGDGAIAGQQVYNYLLEHTK, from the coding sequence ATGTACGATACAATCATCATCGGTGCCGGCCCTGCTGGAATGACCGCAGCCCTCTATGCAGCCCGAAGCAACCTCAAGGTTGCCCTCTTGGAGCGTGGTATTTACGGCGGCCAGATGAACAATACAGCTGATATTGAAAATTACCCTGGATATGCAGCCATTTCTGGACCAGAATTGGCGGAAAAAATGTTTGAACCCTTAGAAAAATTTGGTGTTGAACACCTGTTCGGTCAGTTAGTCAAGATTGAGTTGGACGGTGAGGTGAAAAAGGTCATCACAGAAGATGAGGTTTTGGAAGCTTCTACGGTTGTGCTTGCAATGGGAGCCCAACACCGCCTGTTAGGGGTTCCGGGAGAAGAAACCTACAACAGCCGCGGCGTTTCCTATTGTGCGGTTTGTGACGGAGCTTTCTTTCGCGACCAAGATTTACTGGTGGTTGGGGGCGGCGATTCCGCCGTTGAAGAAGCGATTTTCCTGACCCAGTTTGCAAAAAGCGTGACCATTGTTCACCGTCGGGATGAATTGCGTGCCCAGAAGATTATTCAGGACCGCGCTTTTGCCAATGAAAAAATCAGCTTTATCTGGGATAGCGTGGTAGAGGAAATCCAAGGTGACGAATTAAAAGTTCAAAGTGTCCGCATTCGAAACGTGAAAACCAGTCAGGTCAGTGAACATGCCTTTGGTGGCGTCTTTATTTACGTTGGATTGGATCCGATGAGCGAGTCTGTCAGCGACCTAGGGATTACAGATGAGGCAGGCTGGATTGAAACCAACGACCTCATGGAAACCAAGCAAGCGGGCGTCTTTGCGGTCGGTGACATTCGTAAGAAACACCTGCGCCAGATTACGACAGCCGTTGGCGACGGCGCCATCGCAGGCCAGCAAGTCTACAATTACCTACTAGAACACACCAAGTAG
- a CDS encoding YceD family protein: MFHIYDIQKSPDGIAFDKVFDLEKELQERNKEILGLSPVAVTGKVRFESGFFFLDYQMTYTITLASSRSMEPVHLDENQSVNELFVASEAALKEQDLVDEDLVLVVEDDQINLAESVADNILLAIPIKVLTPEEEAGADLPSGTNWTVMTEAGYQSNAQAKKEANSPFAQLQGLFDEEDK; the protein is encoded by the coding sequence ATGTTTCATATCTATGACATTCAAAAAAGCCCTGACGGCATTGCCTTTGATAAGGTTTTTGACCTAGAAAAGGAGCTTCAGGAGCGCAACAAAGAAATTCTAGGACTCTCTCCTGTCGCTGTTACAGGAAAGGTTCGATTTGAATCCGGGTTTTTCTTTTTAGATTACCAAATGACCTACACCATTACGCTAGCTTCCAGCCGGTCAATGGAGCCTGTTCATCTTGATGAAAACCAGTCCGTTAACGAACTCTTTGTCGCAAGTGAGGCAGCGCTCAAGGAGCAGGATTTGGTCGATGAAGACTTGGTATTGGTAGTAGAGGATGACCAGATCAATCTAGCAGAGAGCGTAGCGGATAATATTTTGCTCGCGATTCCAATCAAGGTCTTGACTCCAGAAGAAGAAGCTGGTGCAGACCTGCCATCAGGAACCAACTGGACCGTGATGACCGAGGCCGGCTACCAGTCGAACGCTCAAGCTAAAAAAGAAGCCAACAGCCCCTTTGCTCAGTTGCAGGGATTGTTTGACGAAGAAGACAAGTAG